The window tcaaaaaactggaggggaaaagtatgtgaaatgtttttaaaatgttggtgttttagtgcacaaaatcttagcaaaatgttcacaatatctctgtaaattaaatatttaaaacctgacagaaggcaggaaatgtcaataaaatATCTGTAAAACTGGAGGggtaaagtatgtgaaatgtttttaaaatgttggtgttttagtgcacagaatctcagcaaaatgtttacaatatctctgtaaataatagcatttaaaacctgacgtaagccaggaaatgttaataaaaagtgaaGTGGATGAAAGGTTAGTCGATTTTACGcagaaaaaagaacaagttctagagtttgtgaatgcataaatttttatttcaaatctaaaaataatcatttgtttatattactttcaatagaatctaagtgtacaataaaattcttgcaataaattcaataaaataattcaattaataacatgagttaccatggcaacttttttTACCGtgccaaaatggtgtccactttcGAAAAAACCCACGTCCTATGATTGCGATTTGTCAACCAGGatttatagctgatgaaatGGTACAATGCATACTCGTGAAACTTGGGAATAATTccacttgtgttttgtccaaaatcaaataatttttcttgccttaaggcttatgaaattatttgattttggacaaagcgtgtgtgaaattattccctaaattcactcatcactatttgataacccatacaaattcaacaaaataaggaataaaatataattatgcaagggatttcattattattaaataagtataaaaatctggcttATGTTACCCTAATTACAAATATAGTTGTTAGAAatgggtgcggcttatctgcggcAAGATGTGAAAAAGGCTGCCTCTGGtggccagttttccatctttgcaTCCAATTTTATGCCTAGTTGCATGTACTAAGCTACAAACGTTCCGCTCATtttcttgttgtaatgcaaaaaaatctatggcaaaactgtgtttaagaaattcctgtcaacaaataccagaaaaagattaATCATATGTCCattaaagagctaaaattacattaaagtattttccgtttcaataTTAGTGAATAGTGAGTTAACGtttgatgaacagtggatgaacttgacttctaaagactagactttggatttcttttgttttctgtcaaaaaacttttttccgtAAATTTCAGCTGGTAAGGTCAGGGTGCGGCTTACCTCCGGGTTTACAGTTCACCTGCCAGTTCAGTTGGGTAATACTAGCATattaaaacaaattaaccaCATGGATTACCTGCATGGGTACACCTACTTTCCAAGTTatatcaaactgtatgaggtgtgccacccgccagttccgatgaaaatactacaaattagtatactatggcaaattaactgcatggttagaccgaatttacaagttacatcgaactgtatgaggtgcgccacccgccagttccaatgaaaatactacaaattagtatactatgacaaattaactgcatgggtACACCTACTTTCCAAGTTatatcaaactgtatgaggtgtgccacccgccagttccgatgaaaatactacaaattagtatactatggcaaattaactgcatggttagaccgaatttacaagttacatcgaactgtatgaggtgcgccacccgccagttccaatgaaaatactacaaattagtatactatgacaaattaactgcatggttagaccgaatttacaagttacatcgaactgtatgaggtgcgccacccgccagttcagatgaaaaatactacaaattagtatactatgacaaattaactgcatggttagaccgaatttacaagttacatcgaactgtatgaggtgcgccacccgccagttctgataaaaaatactacaaattagtatgctATGActaattaactgcatggtttgaccgaatttacaagttacatcgaactgtatgaggtgtgccacccgccagttcagatgaaaaatactacaaattagtatactatgacaaattaactgcatggttagaccgaatttacaagttacatcgaactgtatgaggtgtgccacccgccagttcagatgaaaaatactacaaattagtatactatgtaATTGTCACTGAagggttagaccgaatttacaagttacatcgaactgtatgaggtgtgccacccgccagttcagatgaaaaatactacaaattagtatgctatgacaaattaactgcatggttagaccgaatttacaacttacatcgaactgtaggagatgcgccacccgccagttctgatgaaaaatactacaaattagtatactatgacaaattaactgcatggttagtccgaatttacaagttacatccaactgtacgaggtgtgccacccgccagttcagatgaaaaatactacaaattagtatactatgacaagttaactgcatggttagtccgaatttacaagttacatccaactgtatgaggtgtgccacccgccagttcagatgaaaaatactacaaattagtatgctATGActaattaactgcatggtttgacagaatttacaagttacatcgaactgtatgaggtgtgccacccgccagttcagatgaaaaatactacaaattagtatactatgacaacttaactgcatggttagaccgaatttacaagttacatcgaactgtatgaggtgtgccacccgccagttcagatgaaaaatactacaaattagtatgctatgacaaattaactgcatggttagatcacatttacaagttacatcgaactgtatgaggtgcgccacccgccagttctgatgaaaaatactacaaactagtatactatgacaaattaactgcatggttagtccgatttacaagttacatccaactgtatgaggtgtgccacccgccagttcagatgaaaaatactacaaatgtgaccctctttgggaaaaccaggcttaatgaaAATTGCGTTGAGCCGTTTTTCAGCGCAACGCATTTGGAAACGTTGAAATGCATTCAAAAACATTCTCAATGCATTCTGAAACGTTTGCAATGTTCCCCAACGGAAATAGAAAACGTTCCATACCattgaaaaatcatttcaaaacattcAGAAAACGTTTACAAACGTTGATAAGCATCATTATTTTTTCGCTGCATTAGGATAAATCCAGTGTCATTGATGACTGATTGTCACGAGTAGAATTCGGCCGTGTCCTTCTACAACTTagtagaattacatgtagtagagagctttttaaaaaattaaaaataccgagaaaaatgaaaggtttgtgttcgacgttcaccTCTGCTTACCAATAGaaagacaagggtggaaagctcgatttcggatcgctccagcaccaagccgatttcactgacaaattcccatcgtacaggtttcaaatcacgcaccaatcAAGCTGAAACTCACAAACAAATTCCCAACGCACAGGTTTCAAATGACGAACAAagcaagctgaaacccagaggtttcctttcatgccattatatctgaaatccgtccaaaactcgaagcgctggacctcaaatagaatttaaaaaatcGAGCATTCGGAACTCCAAGGAAGCGTAGTTGAATTTTGGTGTGACGGCTTGCAGCCATCACGACGTTTGctcctctgtgattggctaataagaaatcatcatccaatcagagaggagcacATGGCGTGACGGCTGCAAGCATGTATCTGAAGCAATCTAAAGCCGGTATATGAAAATCCTGCTACGCATCCTTGGAGCTCCCaatgctggagttttcgatattatttgaggtcgagcgcttcgagttttggacggatttcaagctgaaataactacgctaataggtagaatggacaagaaagactccaaaaacgaagaccaaagatcGAAGACCCATCCTGCGCGAACGCCAAATTAACGCccacgtcgccagtggagggtaggtgcccaggaagcctgggggctgcaaccgcagtcacatccccaaggcgctagaacacccgactggcctgcccaacccgcaaccaagccacgagccccccgcgccaggcccccctaaggcacccgtcacacttgagccagatagctcagtggaataataataataataataataataataataataataataataataataataataataataacacacaaaaaaaaaaaaaaaaaaaaagagcacaaaaaaaaatacagggggggggagagggagggaacgccgagaaccactaaactcctaaaccgactcacaacgccacgccaacaaacacgctgcaagcacattggacaacgcatgcactacgcaggaataccgctgaaccatgtcagccccagggctcccccaacctaaagagtgctgcaaacgctacaaaaacgcataacaacgctaacaaacgcctgcaaaacgctactgaccggactagctcccggtcgtgaaccatgtaactataacaaacgctaccagacggccaagacactaacaaccgcctgcaaaacactactgaccagactagctcctagtcgttaactatgttaaatttttttaactatATTTAACGCCCGcgtcgccagtggagggtaggtgcccaggaagcctgggggctgcaaccgcagtcacatccccaaggcgctagaacacccgactggcctgcccaacccgcaaccaagccacgagcccccaGCGCCATGCCAAAGGGATCTCCGGGTAAGAAGAACCCGGAGCAAGGGGGCTCGGGGCAACTAGGCCTAAGCCCCCGATAGCCCAAACCTGAGGCACCCACCCCCGCTGGTAACCAGAGAAATCCACTACCTGTTACGCCACCAACTGGGAGGAAACACGGACAATGGAACTAACTGGAGTTCTGATATAGATCTGGTATGCCTCGCTCGACCAACGCCCCAAGGTTTTGATCAGGTGATCCGGAACACCACGTGCCGCTGCAGTGGTCGCCGCCCCAATCCGGAAACTATGGCCGGAGTAGGCGCCGGAGTACCCAGCCCCATGTAGGGTAGACTGCAAAAAGGATGATAGCTGCTGCCGGGTAAGAGGACGACCATCACTAAACAAGAACAGGGGACCTGGAGCAGACCCACGCAGAGACAAGTACGTGCCCAACGCTGTTATGGGGCACACAGAGCCCGAGCCACGCCCCAAGTAGATATCACAACCCGCACGGAAGGGGTCTGTCTTGGAACACTTGATACGGACTTTGAAACAAGAGGGATTCACCAAGGAGTCCGCTTGCAGGTCGCTAACAGTCATATGGGTGTGAGGATCAAAGGCCGAGTTGACCGTGAATTCGCCCGCAcgcaaaaacccaaaaaatgccAAGCAGCACGCAGCCCACAACATCACATGGTCTCTAGTAGACAGGTCCAAAGAGCACTGAATGACCTTCAGATGATCAACGGTGATAGGTAGGCGCCTGGGTGACACTGGACCTTGAACTCGCTTAATACCCCTTAGCAGACGCTGCAAACGAAGACAGTTGACTAGCGGGTCGGGAAGGCCATGGTCAATGTGAAGGGAGCGCACTGCTGATAGATAGACCTTGATGGAGGAATGGTTCAGGTTGTCGGCCAGGAAGGAAGCAAAGCGCATGAGAGTCTCCT of the Montipora capricornis isolate CH-2021 chromosome 7, ASM3666992v2, whole genome shotgun sequence genome contains:
- the LOC138056041 gene encoding uncharacterized protein codes for the protein MRFASFLADNLNHSSIKVYLSAVRSLHIDHGLPDPLVNCLRLQRLLRGIKRVQGPVSPRRLPITVDHLKVIQCSLDLSTRDHVMLWAACCLAFFGFLRAGEFTVNSAFDPHTHMTVSDLQADSLVNPSCFKVRIKCSKTDPFRAGCDIYLGRGSGSVCPITALGTYLSLRGSAPGPLFLFSDGRPLTRQQLSSFLQSTLHGAGYSGAYSGHSFRIGAATTAAARGVPDHLIKTLGRWSSEAYQIYIRTPVSSIVRVSSQLVA